The following nucleotide sequence is from Terriglobales bacterium.
CGTACCCGTCACCGTCAAGGTGAAAGTGGGCCCGCCCGCGGGCGTGTTTGAGGGCGAAAGTGACGTAACCGTTGGGACAGGATTCAACGTCCCGGGAGGCGGGCTTAACGTAGATTGGCCGTCACCGCAACCGGCCAGACCAAACGCAGCGATAAGGAGCAACAAGAACGCCCACAGGGAAATGGATGGCACGGCTCCGATCGTGCCAGCCCCATTGGACCGCGCAATCTCTTTCGTGGCCACTGACTCCACCTCACCGAGCGAACCTGAACGACTACCGTGGCCGAATTACCGGTACCTACCCCTTGGGAGCCTGATTTTGCACGAACTGTACCCCGGCTATTTCCCCCGTGTCAACCTACTCGAGGGAATTTATCTTCTCGGCCTCCTTCGGCCAGTCGCCGCTAAGGAACGTTTCAATCGAGCCCAGCACCAACTCGGGTTCGTCGGCCCAGGACTGGTGGGCCGCGCCCTTCACCGTGACCAGGCGGGCGTTGGGCAGGGTAAGCGCCCATTCTCGCCCTGCGCCGTAGGCGGCGTTGCGGTCCAGCGTGCCGTGGATGGTCAGCACTGGGACGGTGACCTTCGCGACTTCTTCCTTGGGTACCTTGAGCTTCTGGACCGAGCCGACGAAGTGCGCCTCAAGATGCTTCGAGAAGTTGACCGGCCATTCGTTGGGCAGGTCACACCAGCCGGGCAGCTTCTCCACGCTTTCCGGCTTGCCCACCAGCATGCGGCGGAAGACCGCCCACTCTTTCTCGCAGTACTCCTTGGGGTGCGACGCGTTGTAGCCCTGTTTCTTCAGTTCCTGCACCGCGTTCCAGGCTTTCATGTCTACCACCTGCTCGGCGTCGCGGTTGGTGAGCTGGGCCGGATACTCGGTGTCCCACTGGCGCGGCACAGCGCCGAGTTGGATGATGCGCTCCACGTGCTCCGGGTGGTCCATGGCATAGAGCACCACCAGAAAGCCG
It contains:
- a CDS encoding alpha/beta hydrolase, with the translated sequence MMVRVCFALLFLFSLFAHATDQETTGFVTAHDGARLSYRKLGHGPQTVIVPGGFLFDGAFDRFATAGRTVIFYDMRNRGRSDAVKDLSQVTIQNDVRDLEAVRAHFGVKKASLIGYSYLGFLVVLYAMDHPEHVERIIQLGAVPRQWDTEYPAQLTNRDAEQVVDMKAWNAVQELKKQGYNASHPKEYCEKEWAVFRRMLVGKPESVEKLPGWCDLPNEWPVNFSKHLEAHFVGSVQKLKVPKEEVAKVTVPVLTIHGTLDRNAAYGAGREWALTLPNARLVTVKGAAHQSWADEPELVLGSIETFLSGDWPKEAEKINSLE